Proteins found in one Dermacentor silvarum isolate Dsil-2018 chromosome 8, BIME_Dsil_1.4, whole genome shotgun sequence genomic segment:
- the LOC119461945 gene encoding fibroblast growth factor receptor-like 1 → MAITTRRPSRVIRRGENVSLNCNATGYPSPSVQWTRNGTSFGFNSKKRNDTPANNRRRQHGFVLRIRNIQKSDSGKYKCNVSNSAGWIQKTFTVVVIERKRTPPVITEISGNQTACEGDNVTLKCKAESDLTPYLTWVKQCTVKDKDSANDAITVPKEEISVRQGDAVYMFIKNARKSDSGQYVCSATNIFGSTNSSTWISVLTVGERST, encoded by the exons TAACAACAAGGAGACCATCCCGGGtgatccgccgcg GAGAAAATGTGTCTCTTAACTGCAATGCGACCGGATACCCTTCTCCAAGCGTCCAGTGGACACGCAACGGTACGTCGTTTGGCTTCAATTCTAAAAAACGCAATGACACACCGGCGAATAATCGAAGAAGACAGCATGGATTTGTTCTGCGCATAAGAAACATCCAAAAGAGTGACAGTGGCAAGTATAAGTGCAACGTTTCAAATAGTGCCGGTTGGATACAAAAAACGTTTACCGTGGTCGTGATCGAGCGTAAGAGAACTCCTCCAGTCATCACTGAAATTAGCGGAAATCAGACTGCTTGTGAAGGCGACAACGTAACGCTGAAGTGTAAAGCTGAAAGTGACCTGACACCGTATCTCACGTGGGTGAAACAATGTACTGTTAAAGATAAAGACTCCGCAAATGATGCCATTACGGTCCCTAAAGAGGAGATAAGTGTCCGTCAAGGTGACGCCGTATATATGTTTATAAAGAATGCCCGGAAATCTGACAGTGGACAATACGTGTGCTCAGCCACGAATATATTTGGATCCACAAATAGCAGTACCTGGATTAGTGTGTTGACTGTTGGGGAAAGAAGCACTTGA